A stretch of Methanosphaerula palustris E1-9c DNA encodes these proteins:
- a CDS encoding nuclear transport factor 2 family protein yields MQKKLAQPIETYFYASNIPDNELIVNCFTEDAIVLDEGHTYRGHAAIRKWRDDVTEQWTITTEITGVAEKGGETVVTATVSGNFDGSPVPLDFHFTVENEKITALRIVLAGTE; encoded by the coding sequence ATGCAGAAAAAACTGGCACAACCTATTGAGACGTACTTTTACGCGTCGAACATTCCTGACAACGAACTGATTGTGAACTGCTTCACCGAGGACGCCATCGTCCTGGATGAAGGACACACCTACCGGGGGCATGCTGCCATCCGGAAATGGCGGGATGACGTCACCGAACAATGGACGATCACGACCGAAATTACCGGTGTCGCTGAAAAAGGCGGCGAGACGGTCGTGACCGCCACCGTTTCCGGAAACTTCGACGGGAGCCCGGTTCCTCTTGATTTCCATTTTACTGTGGAGAACGAAAAGATCACTGCACTGCGGATCGTTTTGGCAGGCACAGAATAA